TTCATGGAACTGATAACATAGAAATCTTCGTGACAGACTTACCTGAGATTGTAAcgaacttgaaaaaaaacgtGTCACTAAATAACTTACAGGATTTTGTTCAAGCAGAAACATTGGACTGGACTAATCCACAAAGTTTCATTGACAAATTTGGGcatgaaaatgaattcGACATCATATTGGTCGCCGACCCGATATATTCGCCTCAGCATCCAGAATGGGTAGTTAACATGATATCGAAGTTCTTGGCGCCATCAGGAACTTGCCATCTAGAAATACCATTGAGGGCAAAGTACGCAAGAGAACGagaagttttgaaattattacTCCTGGAAAATAATTTCAAGGTAGTTGAAGAAGGGCATTCAGAGGGTATGGATGATTGGGGCGTCgttaaatatttatatagaCAAATCGTTCGCAATtagaaggaagaaaatgaacGCGCTTGCAGGGAATAATCATTCTTTCTGCTAACAACATGCATACTACATAGATATTGAGATATAAATTATAAGTGCTCTCCAAAGTTTGCATACCAGGTTTATAGAActtctgaaaagaaaatcgaGTGTGTCATCTTGCCGAATTATTGCCTCATCCAAACACCAATCTATACTGGTACTACATTAATTAATATAGGTCAGTTTCATAGTTGTGCTTATGCAATATAATCATCTGCAATCTTGGCTTCACTGCCTTTGGAATAATTCTTTCCGTTGATTGCCATAGAGTATTCTCGCGCTAAAGGTTCATACCATATCCCCAGGTTTTTCTGGCCTTTGTCCAGTAGATTTCTCAAGGCAGAATTTCTATAATGTAGAGTCTCAAGATCTACAATAGCACCTGCACTTCCATCACCTATCAAACTGCCCATCACCTTTGGCATTTCATTGAGCAAAAACTTCGATGTGTATACGAATCTCGTCAAGGTTTCTACTACTTGCATTTGTTCCAAGTACGGTAGTTTTAAAATAATCTCAGCATTGAATTTGTTCCTTATAACATTAAAACATTCTTCATCTGCTGCAAGATTTCTCAACAATCCCATACTATAGCCACTGACGTGAAAATAGCTTTCGACCACATCTTTATGATACTTTATCAGATAATGTGGATTAATTAATTCCAACCACTCGGTTACCAATTTCGCTTCAGACccaatcttcaaaaaatccttGTCCATGGCCTtgaataaagaatattcatcttcttcaatccGAGAAACCTCTGCGAATAGCCGTAAAAGACAATTTATAGAGAAGGCCCTGATATCTGGATAGTTCTCTGTATCTTCGAAAAGCTGAGCAAATATTGGCAATGTTTTATTGACATGTTTTAAAGCCCAATATTTATCCTGATTTCGTATTTCAAACAAGAATTTAGTGTAATAATTAACCAATTCGATGAATACAAGGATATCTTCCACGGATTTCAAAACCTCCTCCTTAGTAAAGCCAAATAAGATATCCTTGAACTCAGCGCCGCTGATAAATGGAAACTCAATAGCCAAGAAGTCAACTAATCTGACAAACGAAACCGTTTCCATTCTACCCTTTACACTCATTAGGTACGGTAAATTATTATCAAATAATCGACGCCTAATCAACTCATCTGTACTCAATCTTTCCAACGCTTTTTCGATGGCTGTAATGAGCTTATCATTCGCCACTTTCTCATCAAATAGAATATCCAATAGAGTATCAATGATATTGCTAGTCGCAAATAAACCCTTTGGCTGAGAATTCTCAATGACTTTACATGCTGCCACCCGTAATGGATCTATTTCTGACTTCAGGGCCTTCACTAAGTCCTCCGCACTGTAAACTTCTAGCACGTCGTCAAAATCAACCACAGGAACCAGCTTGTCCACTATGTCCAAAAGATAATCGTAATTTAATGACTCATACGATGTGTTAGACATTAGAAAACGCTTAATCGTAGCCAGTAGTGGTTTAACATCCATATCTGGAAGGGAGACAACAGTCaccaaattcaaagaacaTTTCCTTAGTAGTGCGTCGATATCTTCAGACAAGGTATCTTCATTAAGCTCATTTTCTAATTGTGTAAGAAGATCTTCCACATAATTTGTCTCTTTCTCactcattatttttaattcGCTGAGTTCCTTTGCGGTGGTTATAATAAAAACTTGCTTGATTTTGATCCCGCAATTAGGCTGCTTATAGCAACTTAGCCTAAGATTTTTCCATATGCAattgaaacagaaaaaagagataaAAATCTATTTATAACGAAAATTCATGTAAATAAAATTactaaatattttttgtatataatctgctcaaaaaatttatgtCTAATACTAGTAATAAACTGTGCTGAAGTCACCAAGtcgtttattttttatcttcgtccttcttcttttctaaatgGACGTTGTTACCATTAAAGGTCGTTGGGTCTTCAGGGTCTTCTTGATGATCGTTGTTAacaaattggaaaatatttggCGAGACAGAACGTGATGCAGTTAGATTAGTTTCTGATGGGTACCTCGTTCCGCTAGGTGTCAGCAATGGTGATGCATGCGCAGAGGATTGGACAGGTTCCCGAACATTGTC
The nucleotide sequence above comes from Saccharomyces paradoxus chromosome II, complete sequence. Encoded proteins:
- the HSM3 gene encoding Hsm3p (Proteasome-interacting protein~similar to YBR272C), which produces MSEKETNYVEDLLTQLENELNEDTLSEDIDALLRKCSLNLVTVVSLPDMDVKPLLATIKRFLMSNTSYESLNYDYLLDIVDKLVPVVDFDDVLEVYSAEDLVKALKSEIDPLRVAACKVIENSQPKGLFATSNIIDTLLDILFDEKVANDKLITAIEKALERLSTDELIRRRLFDNNLPYLMSVKGRMETVSFVRLVDFLAIEFPFISGAEFKDILFGFTKEEVLKSVEDILVFIELVNYYTKFLFEIRNQDKYWALKHVNKTLPIFAQLFEDTENYPDIRAFSINCLLRLFAEVSRIEEDEYSLFKAMDKDFLKIGSEAKLVTEWLELINPHYLIKYHKDVVESYFHVSGYSMGLLRNLAADEECFNVIRNKFNAEIILKLPYLEQMQVVETLTRFVYTSKFLLNEMPKVMGSLIGDGSAGAIVDLETLHYRNSALRNLLDKGQKNLGIWYEPLAREYSMAINGKNYSKGSEAKIADDYIA